A DNA window from Aureibaculum sp. 2308TA14-22 contains the following coding sequences:
- a CDS encoding CoA-binding protein, producing the protein MSKKTLVIGASIKPSRYAYIAIKRLLDKNYEVKAIGSKQGLIGIVRIETGKPPYKDIDTVTLYLNPERQAEYYDYIISLQPKRVIFNPGTENPELVKLLNKNNIEAEIACTLVLLSIDEY; encoded by the coding sequence ATGAGTAAAAAAACATTAGTAATAGGTGCTTCAATCAAACCCAGCAGATACGCTTACATAGCGATAAAAAGATTACTTGATAAGAATTATGAGGTTAAAGCAATAGGCTCAAAGCAGGGGTTAATTGGTATAGTGAGAATTGAAACCGGTAAACCTCCATACAAAGATATTGACACTGTTACATTGTATTTGAACCCTGAACGACAAGCGGAGTATTACGATTATATTATTTCATTACAACCCAAGCGTGTTATTTTTAATCCGGGTACAGAAAATCCAGAGCTTGTCAAATTGCTAAATAAAAACAATATTGAAGCAGAAATAGCTTGTACGTTAGTCTTACTGTCGATAGATGAGTATTAA
- a CDS encoding ribonuclease Z, whose amino-acid sequence MSISLTILGCHSATPRTFAHPTSQYLEINNRRFLIDCGEGTQVQLRKYKIKFSTIDNIFISHLHGDHFFGLIGLISTFGLLNRKNDLHIYAPIGLKEIITLQLRTSNSWPQFDIVYHELQSDKSELIFEDDEVEVYTIPLEHRVYTNGFLFKEKIGERKLNIEAIKENSEIEICDYQNLKDGKDFIKDDGQVIENHKLTFNPNKSLSYAFCSDTVYKPEITSIIKNVDLLYHEATFLKDRQETALTTKHSTAEEAGKIARKANVGQLILGHYSSRYNDIELFKQEAKTVFENVILAKAGKIIKIDSKVPDELIIAHQN is encoded by the coding sequence CATCCAACGTCACAGTATTTAGAAATTAATAATAGGCGGTTTTTAATTGATTGTGGTGAAGGGACACAGGTGCAACTTAGAAAGTACAAAATCAAGTTCTCTACTATAGACAACATTTTTATCTCACATTTACACGGAGATCATTTTTTTGGTTTAATTGGGCTTATTTCAACCTTTGGACTTTTAAATCGTAAAAACGATTTGCATATTTATGCTCCAATTGGACTCAAGGAAATTATAACCTTACAATTGCGGACAAGCAATTCTTGGCCACAGTTTGACATTGTCTATCATGAACTTCAAAGCGATAAAAGCGAACTTATTTTTGAAGACGATGAGGTGGAAGTATATACTATTCCTCTAGAGCATCGCGTTTATACCAATGGTTTTTTATTTAAAGAAAAAATCGGGGAACGAAAACTGAATATTGAAGCAATTAAAGAAAATTCTGAAATTGAAATTTGCGATTATCAAAACTTAAAAGATGGTAAAGATTTTATAAAAGATGATGGGCAAGTTATTGAAAACCATAAACTTACATTTAATCCTAATAAATCTTTGAGCTATGCTTTTTGTAGCGACACCGTTTACAAGCCAGAGATTACTTCAATAATAAAAAATGTGGACTTGCTTTACCATGAAGCTACTTTTTTAAAGGACAGGCAAGAAACCGCACTTACCACTAAACACTCTACTGCTGAAGAAGCTGGCAAAATTGCAAGAAAAGCGAATGTGGGACAATTGATACTTGGTCATTATTCGAGTAGATATAATGATATTGAACTTTTTAAACAAGAAGCTAAAACTGTTTTCGAAAATGTAATTCTTGCTAAAGCAGGTAAGATAATTAAAATAGACAGTAAAGTACCTGATGAATTGATAATTGCTCATCAAAATTAA